A genomic stretch from Halobellus sp. LT62 includes:
- a CDS encoding NAD(P)/FAD-dependent oxidoreductase has product MAQRDGPRRSPTRVGIVGAGAAGVGAAYALRETDAEVTIFEKSGGVCGRAATRRKHGCHYDHGANYVQATDDRTADLLERLGRSGLVEIDEPVWTFDAAGTVAPGDDRESRKYTWTAGITQLAKRLLARTDATVHRRTRIAEIHVDGDADPRVWSLVAADGDVHGPFDVVLLTPPAPQTAALLRATAWDDPRRERLAAAVDAVPYRTIRTVVLHYPFRETYPWYGLVNTDREHAIGWLSREECKRGHVPDGESLLVVQMSPEWSRRRYDDPLSAVVDDVADRVATLIEDDRYRDPDWTDDQGWRYALPDDAADESPIDDAADESPIDDVATESLLDEAADAGLCVAGDWVAGEGRVPAALWNGYETGERIAARR; this is encoded by the coding sequence ATGGCTCAGCGAGACGGTCCGCGACGTTCGCCGACGCGCGTCGGAATCGTCGGGGCGGGCGCGGCGGGCGTCGGGGCGGCGTACGCCCTGCGAGAGACCGACGCCGAGGTGACGATATTCGAGAAGAGCGGCGGCGTCTGCGGGCGCGCCGCCACGCGCAGGAAACACGGCTGTCACTACGACCACGGCGCGAACTACGTGCAGGCGACCGACGACCGGACCGCGGATCTCCTCGAACGCCTCGGCCGGTCGGGCCTCGTCGAGATCGACGAACCGGTCTGGACGTTCGACGCCGCCGGAACCGTCGCGCCGGGCGACGACCGCGAGTCACGGAAGTACACGTGGACGGCGGGAATCACCCAGCTGGCGAAGCGCCTGCTGGCCCGCACGGACGCGACGGTTCACCGCCGGACCCGGATCGCCGAAATCCACGTCGACGGCGACGCCGACCCGCGAGTGTGGTCGCTCGTCGCCGCCGACGGCGACGTCCACGGACCGTTCGACGTCGTCCTGTTGACGCCGCCCGCACCGCAGACGGCGGCCCTCCTCCGCGCGACCGCGTGGGACGATCCCCGCCGCGAGAGACTCGCGGCGGCCGTCGACGCCGTCCCGTATCGGACGATCCGGACCGTCGTTCTCCACTACCCGTTTCGCGAGACGTACCCGTGGTACGGCCTCGTGAACACCGACCGCGAGCACGCGATCGGCTGGCTGTCCCGCGAGGAGTGCAAGCGCGGGCACGTCCCCGACGGGGAGAGCCTGCTCGTCGTGCAGATGAGCCCCGAGTGGTCGAGGCGGCGGTACGACGATCCGCTCTCGGCGGTCGTCGACGACGTTGCCGACCGTGTCGCGACGCTCATAGAGGACGACCGCTACCGCGACCCGGACTGGACGGACGACCAAGGGTGGCGGTACGCCCTCCCGGACGACGCCGCTGACGAGTCACCCATCGACGACGCCGCTGATGAGTCGCCCATCGACGACGTCGCCACCGAGTCACTCCTCGACGAGGCCGCCGACGCTGGTCTCTGCGTCGCGGGCGATTGGGTCGCCGGCGAGGGCCGCGTCCCAGCGGCGCTCTGGAACGGATACGAGACTGGTGAACGGATCGCAGCGCGTCGGTGA
- a CDS encoding PHP domain-containing protein, producing MSLTVRIDPHVHSEASYDSSAPTELLLEQAAEIGLDAVVITDHDVLHESVRAAELAPIYGLVGIPGVEVSTADGHLLALGVEEMPPRRKPMSETAAWIRERGGVAIVPHPFQRSRHGVRRNRLETVDPDAIEVYNSWAFTGWKNRRARRYADTFGYPGVAGSDAHKVGFVGRAYTEIEIDDVTRSGLTADVVLDAIRDGATRVEGRRTPIPTSARHYAGAGVRKSGFYAKYGAYRSGALAKYGAYRSGALAKTGVVQAVRTLYRLSPLSG from the coding sequence GTGTCGCTCACTGTTCGAATCGATCCCCACGTCCACTCCGAAGCCTCTTACGACAGTTCCGCGCCGACGGAGCTCCTCTTAGAGCAGGCGGCGGAGATCGGACTCGACGCCGTCGTCATCACCGACCACGACGTCCTCCACGAGTCCGTCCGCGCGGCGGAACTGGCCCCGATTTACGGGCTCGTCGGTATCCCCGGCGTCGAGGTGTCGACCGCCGACGGGCACCTTCTCGCGCTCGGCGTCGAGGAGATGCCGCCGCGGCGTAAACCGATGAGCGAGACCGCGGCGTGGATCCGCGAACGTGGCGGCGTCGCAATCGTCCCGCATCCCTTCCAGCGCAGCCGACACGGCGTCCGTCGGAACCGACTGGAGACGGTCGACCCCGACGCCATCGAGGTGTACAACTCGTGGGCGTTCACCGGCTGGAAGAACCGCCGCGCGCGGCGGTACGCCGATACGTTCGGTTACCCCGGCGTCGCCGGGAGCGACGCGCACAAGGTCGGGTTCGTCGGCCGCGCCTACACCGAAATCGAGATCGACGACGTCACTCGCTCGGGGTTGACCGCGGACGTCGTGTTGGACGCGATCCGCGACGGCGCGACGCGCGTCGAGGGACGGCGGACGCCCATCCCGACGTCCGCGCGCCACTACGCCGGTGCGGGCGTCAGAAAGAGCGGCTTCTACGCGAAGTACGGCGCGTACCGCAGCGGCGCGCTCGCGAAGTACGGTGCCTATCGAAGCGGTGCGCTGGCGAAGACCGGCGTCGTGCAGGCCGTGCGGACGCTGTATCGGCTCTCGCCGTTGTCGGGATGA
- a CDS encoding Vms1/Ankzf1 family peptidyl-tRNA hydrolase gives MLDELLGRAELKARIEELEEEKRHLERRATAEEERRSEAARKRQEAEAEVNRLEDKIEGLEERVERLSGSGDADVDFRGTEALRCGRRDGILNRLSSFETDAEGALTAMVHEDVPDSVSGALGDRAALVHRAAPCLVCVDDAGLVAAALDPPTPPAAFDEWGSSFRIERSWFAPVEPVWVALVRSDLFALGVYDGESVALVDEVESDVMGAHSKGGFSQARFERRRDQQVDEHLERARDAIEAHLDADGPATTETDVDTTDASTDRELIVLGEKTVLGRFTDLADRTAAVDATGDPDEALDRAVREFWTTRLSLL, from the coding sequence ATGCTCGACGAGTTGCTCGGCCGCGCGGAGCTCAAAGCCCGGATCGAGGAACTGGAGGAGGAGAAGCGCCACCTCGAACGCCGGGCGACGGCCGAGGAGGAGCGACGCTCGGAGGCCGCCCGGAAGCGACAGGAGGCCGAAGCCGAAGTCAATCGGCTCGAAGACAAGATCGAGGGGCTCGAAGAGCGCGTCGAACGGCTTTCGGGCTCCGGCGATGCCGACGTCGACTTCCGCGGGACCGAAGCCCTTCGCTGCGGCCGCCGCGACGGAATTCTCAACCGACTGTCGTCGTTCGAGACCGACGCGGAGGGCGCGCTGACGGCGATGGTTCACGAGGACGTTCCGGATTCCGTCTCGGGGGCGCTCGGCGATCGCGCGGCGCTCGTTCACCGGGCTGCGCCGTGTCTCGTCTGCGTCGACGACGCCGGACTCGTCGCGGCCGCGCTCGACCCGCCGACCCCGCCCGCGGCGTTCGACGAGTGGGGCTCGTCCTTCCGGATCGAGCGCTCGTGGTTCGCGCCCGTCGAGCCCGTCTGGGTCGCCCTCGTCCGCTCGGACCTGTTCGCTCTCGGCGTCTACGACGGCGAGTCGGTAGCGCTCGTCGACGAGGTCGAATCCGACGTGATGGGCGCGCACTCGAAGGGCGGGTTCTCGCAGGCGCGGTTCGAGCGGCGTCGCGACCAGCAGGTAGACGAGCACTTAGAGCGCGCGCGCGACGCGATCGAGGCGCACCTCGACGCAGACGGTCCAGCGACGACCGAAACGGACGTCGACACCACCGACGCCTCGACCGACCGCGAGCTGATCGTCCTCGGCGAGAAGACGGTTCTCGGTCGGTTCACCGATCTCGCCGACCGGACGGCCGCCGTCGATGCCACCGGCGACCCCGACGAGGCGCTCGACCGCGCAGTGCGGGAGTTCTGGACGACTCGGCTGTCGCTGTTGTGA